The Mya arenaria isolate MELC-2E11 chromosome 16, ASM2691426v1 genome includes a window with the following:
- the LOC128222089 gene encoding probable helicase with zinc finger domain isoform X3, with translation MTLENQIKLGQFRNWVRSSIGLRCLRDGLLDYVTTSTEDQYKTFVKYLKRRAKISTFTCDKCQLCNLLPLHALEKKRCNQRHVNYCNCKRQSDKRVCPEGGACGIFYDCVTDEHFEHDPSWCNTSVELWSTNSFEFMKCFISTPGYKNKRSISLIDASGLISICLNNRRLRASFNDISDLLKKVKDYRNDILHSGDLKVSNDRLKEYLKDMKQILQHSELEENEAAQKELKTLERLETDELAITSQDDINMRKDALKAIIEREIELKLNLSEEDTLRTEVKTPFTSDSDKTENMPLTKDDETDVKTILTAGVKDKIEKELAQLSVAEEKHYNSIETTLQKVENEIIKVKETVRTHRSDLDEIKTGLLSQQNVLRSLSEEQQRQSKVLEETYDLVGDVHATGKETHSATLSTQKAVLESSNEVREILERVRRIDAQTTVPEQRLTVKITKTDRNGEKELSQRLVDICNSIVNMETIPPEKRTQIRHCLTMALNEIGKDGNEITAFKPECLAIYVRCKSLQTWVDLCEKCLAHELTQAFKAVENEVRRLTGLENVQLDVVIYEEDFLKSVNAIVASTNTDVARTLQTSSGRKRYQICFTFESSSDSDESSTARDEPTSNDNMMTGDFLDDVDDNEDSCEIEKELIEIEHLEHQNKELQMTQEDVKDTFVCNSCKNKFRTSAELSDHQAKYSNMNNFLSEERLKWTQRSPPRGVKLEKYTLCERFSKKKACPYGDKCIKPHTDCELTEWNQSLESMRQLILHIGENVEDLSLGYSLYKMCKEEKQMKATKPELDFVRIDALSELKVHTITKRFKNSWPFEIKSEYSLKRVCLTDQEASTYYNIENITDTTQKKDVCYDRSQLKDECQEWTNPKFVFNRKGQYKYRIKVAFQTEIYGTFCQNIIFDFGKSELLLKQLAVESAPVTSVDEVRGKFEKQCKRRWQEEDVNVVKFFERTDEDERGIGLKKQYPLEELLHKEFPDSLSRENYTAWMHMMLYAEEQARLEEISKFNIKTSLVLEDRLEPIDNPTSETLFANDGELLARIGLNDELSVDSIAGKLILRQSHMIWIAPVTIKRIDAMTKMSVYEARIEHRERDFIDVELSRQSVEELGLQCRQEFEVEIQFQLDRILFWEMHRAVDNLRQLDFVFPPLLNTKDFQKATSVLERRFVNKGMDELNPNQMTAVVKSSCTLKSATPPFLIVGPYGTGKTYTIAQAVKYIIKQSSKSRVLISTCSNSEADAYIKDYMHPFVETGNPEARPLRIYYRYRWRSTVSETVLAYCLLEEEGEHKGTFRSPTKDELLQHRVIVTTLHTAKLLTYLELTEDVFTHIFIDEAAQALECDLLIPLSLAGPKTRIILAGDHMQLSPDVYSKIGKQEQFQISMLERLVEYYIVDSPFVVTLCDNYRSTKEIIDFTSALFYDNRLKAVKNPPQHSVYYPLTFFTARGKEIMPDLKTGYYNESEVYEVVDQVEHFYQYWPPEWGKFDGKSICVVSTYKMQVQLHMVYTGGVTETRHSQCCG, from the exons ATGACGTTAGAAAACCAAATTAAGCTTGGACAATTCCGAAATTGGGTGAGATCGTCGATTGGTCTTCGCTGCTTAAGGGATGGTCTATTGGATTATGTTACGACGTCCACTGAagatcaatataaaacatttgtgaAATACCTGAAACGAAGAGCCAAAATCAGCACGTTCACGTGTGATAAATGTCAATTATGCAACCTGTTGCCGCTCCATGCGCTCGAAAAAAAGCGATGTAACCAAAGGCATGTCAATTATTGTAATTGCAAACGGCAAAGTGACAAGCGAGTTTGCCCCGAGGGTGGGGCTTGTGGAATATTCTATGACTGTGTCACTGATGAACATTTTGAGCATGATCCATCTTGGTGCAATACTTCAGTTGAATTATGGTCGACCAACAGTTTCGAgttcatgaaatgttttatttcaacacCTGGATACAAAAACAAAAGGTCAATTTCGCTAATTGATGCGTCTGGGCTGATTAGTATCTGTTTAAATAACAGGCGATTAAGGGCTTCTTTCAATGATATTTCCGACTTGCTAAAGAAG GTCAAAGATTACCGGAATGACATACTTCATTCAGGCGATCTCAAAGTCAGTAACGACCGACTGAAAGAATACCTCAAAGACATGAAACAAATTTTGCAACATTCCGAACTGGAAGAGAATGAAGCTGCACAGAAAGAGCTTAAAACTCTCGAAAgg CTTGAAACCGATGAACTTGCAATCACATCCCAGGACGATATCAATATGAGGAAGGATGCATTGAAAGCAATTATTGAAAGAGAAATCGAATTGAAGCTAAATCTTTCAGAGGAAGATACTTTACGAACAGAAGTTAAGACGCCTTTCACTTCAGACAGTGACAAAACAGAGAACATGCCTTTAACAAAAGACGATGAAACAGATGTGAAAACGATTTTAACAGCAGGCGTAAAagataaaatagaaaaagaacTAGCTCAGCTCTCTGTTGCTGAAGAAAAGCACTACAACAGCATAGAAACTACACTTCAGAAAGtggaaaatgaaattattaaagtAAAGGAGACTGTTCGAACGCACAGATCAGATTTAGACGAAATCAAAACGGGACTTCTTtctcaacaaaatgttttgcGTTCATTGTCAGAG GAACAGCAACGACAAAGTAAAGTCTTGGAAGAGACATACGATTTAGTCGGAGATGTTCATGCAACAGGCAAGGAAACGCATTCAGCGACATTGTCAACTCAGAAAGCTGTGCTCGAATCAAGCAACG agGTCAGAGAAATTCTTGAACGGGTTCGGCGAATAGATGCTCAGACAACCGTACCAG AACAGAGGCTGACAGTTAAAATCACTAAAACTGACAGAAATGGTGAAAAGGAGCTGTCACAGCGGCTTGTTGACATATGTAACAGCATTGTAAATATGGAGACAATTCCCCCTGAAAAGAGAACGCAAATAAGACATTGTCTAACGATGGCATTGAATGAAATTGGAAAAG ATGGAAACGAAATAACAGCATTTAAACCAGAATGTTTAGCTATTTATGTACGATGCAAGTCTTTGCAAACCTGGGTTgacctttgtgaaaaatgtcTTGCACATGAGTTAACACAGGCATTTAAAGCAGTAGAAAATGAAGTTAGGCGCCTGACTGGTTTAGAAAACGTTCAATTGGACGTGGTGATCTACGAAGAGGACTTTTTGAAATCTGTTAACGCGATAG TTGCAAGTACAAACACAGATGTTGCGAGAACACTACAAACATCATCTGGTAGAAAACGGTACCAGATTTGCTTCACGTTTGAGTCGTCAAGTGATTCAGATGAAAGTTCAACGGCCAGAGATGAGCCCACTTCAAATGACAATATGATGACAGGCGATTTCCTGGATGATGTAGACGATAATGAAGACAGTTGCGAAATTGAAAAGGAACTGATTGAAATTGAACACCTAGAACATCAGAATAAAGAACTTCAAATGACTCAGGAAG ATGTTAAGGATACATTTGTCTGTAACTCATGCAAGAATAAGTTCAGGACAAGTGCAGAACTGTCAGACCATCAGGCAAAGTACTCCAATATGAACAACTTTCTCTCCGAGGAGCGTTTAAAGTGGACACAAAGGTCTCCACCTAGAGGGGTTAAACTTGAAAAGTACACTCTGTGTGAAAG GTTTTCGAAGAAGAAAGCTTGTCCGTACGGAGATAAATGCATCAAACCACACACAGACTGTGAATTGACGGAATGGAATCAGAGTCTAGAATCCATGAGACAACTCATTCTTCATATTGGTGAAAATGTTGAGGATCTATCTTTGGGTTATTCCTTGTACAAGATGTGTAAAGAAGAGAAGCAAATGAAAGCG acAAAGCCAGAACTCGATTTTGTGCGCATCGATGCTCTTTCAGAGTTGAAAGTACATACTATTACCAAAAGGTTCAAGAATTCATGGCCTTTCGAAATTAAAAGCGAG TATTCTCTTAAAAGAGTTTGTCTGACTGACCAGGAAGCTTCAACCTACTACAATATAGAGAATATAACAGATACAACACAGAAAAAAGACGTGTGTTATGACAGGTCGCAGCTGAAAGATGAGTGTCAGGAGTGGACAAACCCTAAATTTGTGTTTAACCGAAAGGGTCAATACAAATATAGGATCAAG GTTGCCTTTCAAACAGAAATTTACGGAACGTTTTGTCAAAACATCATCTTTGACTTTGGAAAGTCAGAACTCCTTCTAAAACAATTAGCCGTAGAATCTGCGCCTGTAACAAGCGTTGATGAAGTTCGCGGCAAGTTTGAAAAGCAGTGCAAAAGGAGGTGGCAGGAAGAAGATGTGAACGTTGTGAAGTTTTTTGAAAG AACGGATGAAGATGAACGTGGGATCGGCCTTAAGAAGCAATACCCGCTGGAAGAACTCCTTCATAAAGAATTTCCAGATTCTCTCAGTAGAGAAAACTACACGGCATGGATGCACATGATGTTGTATGCAGAGGAGCAGGCCAGACTGGAGGAAATTTCTAA ATTCAATATCAAGACTTCATTGGTCCTGGAAGATCGTCTTGAACCAATTGACAATCCGACGTCTGAAACACTTTTTGCTAATGATGGAGAACTGCTTGCAAGAATCGGCCTAAACGACGAGTTGTCTGTGGATTCGATAGCTGGAAAATTGATCCTTAGACAGAGTCATATGATTTGGATTGCGCCTGTTACAATTAAAAGAATAGACGCAATGACAAAAATGTCG GTTTATGAAGCTCGAATAGAACACCGAGAGCGCGATTTTATAGACGTAGAACTGTCACGACAGAGTGTTGAAGAACTTGGACTGCAATGTAGACAGGAATTTGAAGTCGAG ATACAATTTCAACTCGACCGCATCCTATTTTGGGAAATGCATCGGGCTGTGGACAACTTACGACAGTTAGATTTTGTGTTTCCGCCTCTCCTCAACACAAAAGATTTTCAAAAGGCAACGTCGGTTCT GGAAAGGCGATTTGTTAACAAAGGTATGGACGAGCTTAACCCCAACCAAATGACTGCCGTAGTAAAGTCTTCCTGCACCCTAAAATCAGCGACGCCACCGTTTCTTATTGTTGGACCGTATGGGACGGGGAAAACATACACGATTGCACAGGCAGTGAAGTATATCATCAAACAAAGCTCGAAGTCTAGAGTGCTTATAAGCACTTGTTCAAACAG CGAGGCTGACGCATACATCAAAGATTACATGCACCCATTTGTGGAAACGGGTAACCCTGAAGCCCGTCCACTGAGAATTTACTACAGGTATCGCTGGAGAAGCACTGTTTCTGAAACAGTATTGGCGTACTGTTTGCTGGAAGAGGAAGGTGAACACAAGGGGACATTTCG GTCTCCAACCAAAGACGAACTTTTACAACACAGGGTTATTGTGACTACCTTGCATACTGCAAAGCTGCTCACCTATCTAGAGCTGACGGAAG aTGTCTTCACGCATATATTCATCGACGAAGCAGCACAAGCCCTGGAATGTGACTTGCTGATACCACTTTCCTTGGCAGGGCCAAAAACAAGGATTATACTGGCTGGCGATCATATGCAG TTAAGCCCCGACGTTTACTCAAAGATTGGCAAGCAAGAACAGTTCCAGATATCAATGCTCGAGAGACTTGTAGAATACTACATCGTGGACAGCCCGTTTGTTGTTACCCTTTGCGACAATTATCGCTCAACCAAGGAGATCATTGATTTCACATCCGCTCTGTTTTACGACAACCGTTTGAAAGCAGTCAAAAACCCTCCACAACATTCGGTTTACTATCCGCTCACGTTTTTCACTGCCAGGGGGAAAGAAATCATGCCAGATCTGAAGACTGGATATTACAACGAGTCCGAG GTGTACGAAGTTGTAGACCAAGTTGAACACTTTTACCAGTACTGGCCTCCTGAATGGGGAAAGTTTGATGGAAAAAGCATCTGTGTTGTCTCGACATACAAAATGCAGGTTCAGTTGC atatggTGTATACGGGCGGAGTTACGGAAACGAGACATTCACAATGTTGCGGTTGA
- the LOC128222089 gene encoding probable helicase with zinc finger domain isoform X2 — protein MTLENQIKLGQFRNWVRSSIGLRCLRDGLLDYVTTSTEDQYKTFVKYLKRRAKISTFTCDKCQLCNLLPLHALEKKRCNQRHVNYCNCKRQSDKRVCPEGGACGIFYDCVTDEHFEHDPSWCNTSVELWSTNSFEFMKCFISTPGYKNKRSISLIDASGLISICLNNRRLRASFNDISDLLKKVKDYRNDILHSGDLKVSNDRLKEYLKDMKQILQHSELEENEAAQKELKTLERLETDELAITSQDDINMRKDALKAIIEREIELKLNLSEEDTLRTEVKTPFTSDSDKTENMPLTKDDETDVKTILTAGVKDKIEKELAQLSVAEEKHYNSIETTLQKVENEIIKVKETVRTHRSDLDEIKTGLLSQQNVLRSLSEEQQRQSKVLEETYDLVGDVHATGKETHSATLSTQKAVLESSNEVREILERVRRIDAQTTVPEQRLTVKITKTDRNGEKELSQRLVDICNSIVNMETIPPEKRTQIRHCLTMALNEIGKDGNEITAFKPECLAIYVRCKSLQTWVDLCEKCLAHELTQAFKAVENEVRRLTGLENVQLDVVIYEEDFLKSVNAIVASTNTDVARTLQTSSGRKRYQICFTFESSSDSDESSTARDEPTSNDNMMTGDFLDDVDDNEDSCEIEKELIEIEHLEHQNKELQMTQEDVKDTFVCNSCKNKFRTSAELSDHQAKYSNMNNFLSEERLKWTQRSPPRGVKLEKYTLCERFSKKKACPYGDKCIKPHTDCELTEWNQSLESMRQLILHIGENVEDLSLGYSLYKMCKEEKQMKATKPELDFVRIDALSELKVHTITKRFKNSWPFEIKSEYSLKRVCLTDQEASTYYNIENITDTTQKKDVCYDRSQLKDECQEWTNPKFVFNRKGQYKYRIKVAFQTEIYGTFCQNIIFDFGKSELLLKQLAVESAPVTSVDEVRGKFEKQCKRRWQEEDVNVVKFFERTDEDERGIGLKKQYPLEELLHKEFPDSLSRENYTAWMHMMLYAEEQARLEEISKFNIKTSLVLEDRLEPIDNPTSETLFANDGELLARIGLNDELSVDSIAGKLILRQSHMIWIAPVTIKRIDAMTKMSVYEARIEHRERDFIDVELSRQSVEELGLQCRQEFEVEIQFQLDRILFWEMHRAVDNLRQLDFVFPPLLNTKDFQKATSVLERRFVNKGMDELNPNQMTAVVKSSCTLKSATPPFLIVGPYGTGKTYTIAQAVKYIIKQSSKSRVLISTCSNSEADAYIKDYMHPFVETGNPEARPLRIYYRYRWRSTVSETVLAYCLLEEEGEHKGTFRSPTKDELLQHRVIVTTLHTAKLLTYLELTEDVFTHIFIDEAAQALECDLLIPLSLAGPKTRIILAGDHMQLSPDVYSKIGKQEQFQISMLERLVEYYIVDSPFVVTLCDNYRSTKEIIDFTSALFYDNRLKAVKNPPQHSVYYPLTFFTARGKEIMPDLKTGYYNESEVYEVVDQVEHFYQYWPPEWGKFDGKSICVVSTYKMQVQYGVYGRSYGNETFTMLRLRW, from the exons ATGACGTTAGAAAACCAAATTAAGCTTGGACAATTCCGAAATTGGGTGAGATCGTCGATTGGTCTTCGCTGCTTAAGGGATGGTCTATTGGATTATGTTACGACGTCCACTGAagatcaatataaaacatttgtgaAATACCTGAAACGAAGAGCCAAAATCAGCACGTTCACGTGTGATAAATGTCAATTATGCAACCTGTTGCCGCTCCATGCGCTCGAAAAAAAGCGATGTAACCAAAGGCATGTCAATTATTGTAATTGCAAACGGCAAAGTGACAAGCGAGTTTGCCCCGAGGGTGGGGCTTGTGGAATATTCTATGACTGTGTCACTGATGAACATTTTGAGCATGATCCATCTTGGTGCAATACTTCAGTTGAATTATGGTCGACCAACAGTTTCGAgttcatgaaatgttttatttcaacacCTGGATACAAAAACAAAAGGTCAATTTCGCTAATTGATGCGTCTGGGCTGATTAGTATCTGTTTAAATAACAGGCGATTAAGGGCTTCTTTCAATGATATTTCCGACTTGCTAAAGAAG GTCAAAGATTACCGGAATGACATACTTCATTCAGGCGATCTCAAAGTCAGTAACGACCGACTGAAAGAATACCTCAAAGACATGAAACAAATTTTGCAACATTCCGAACTGGAAGAGAATGAAGCTGCACAGAAAGAGCTTAAAACTCTCGAAAgg CTTGAAACCGATGAACTTGCAATCACATCCCAGGACGATATCAATATGAGGAAGGATGCATTGAAAGCAATTATTGAAAGAGAAATCGAATTGAAGCTAAATCTTTCAGAGGAAGATACTTTACGAACAGAAGTTAAGACGCCTTTCACTTCAGACAGTGACAAAACAGAGAACATGCCTTTAACAAAAGACGATGAAACAGATGTGAAAACGATTTTAACAGCAGGCGTAAAagataaaatagaaaaagaacTAGCTCAGCTCTCTGTTGCTGAAGAAAAGCACTACAACAGCATAGAAACTACACTTCAGAAAGtggaaaatgaaattattaaagtAAAGGAGACTGTTCGAACGCACAGATCAGATTTAGACGAAATCAAAACGGGACTTCTTtctcaacaaaatgttttgcGTTCATTGTCAGAG GAACAGCAACGACAAAGTAAAGTCTTGGAAGAGACATACGATTTAGTCGGAGATGTTCATGCAACAGGCAAGGAAACGCATTCAGCGACATTGTCAACTCAGAAAGCTGTGCTCGAATCAAGCAACG agGTCAGAGAAATTCTTGAACGGGTTCGGCGAATAGATGCTCAGACAACCGTACCAG AACAGAGGCTGACAGTTAAAATCACTAAAACTGACAGAAATGGTGAAAAGGAGCTGTCACAGCGGCTTGTTGACATATGTAACAGCATTGTAAATATGGAGACAATTCCCCCTGAAAAGAGAACGCAAATAAGACATTGTCTAACGATGGCATTGAATGAAATTGGAAAAG ATGGAAACGAAATAACAGCATTTAAACCAGAATGTTTAGCTATTTATGTACGATGCAAGTCTTTGCAAACCTGGGTTgacctttgtgaaaaatgtcTTGCACATGAGTTAACACAGGCATTTAAAGCAGTAGAAAATGAAGTTAGGCGCCTGACTGGTTTAGAAAACGTTCAATTGGACGTGGTGATCTACGAAGAGGACTTTTTGAAATCTGTTAACGCGATAG TTGCAAGTACAAACACAGATGTTGCGAGAACACTACAAACATCATCTGGTAGAAAACGGTACCAGATTTGCTTCACGTTTGAGTCGTCAAGTGATTCAGATGAAAGTTCAACGGCCAGAGATGAGCCCACTTCAAATGACAATATGATGACAGGCGATTTCCTGGATGATGTAGACGATAATGAAGACAGTTGCGAAATTGAAAAGGAACTGATTGAAATTGAACACCTAGAACATCAGAATAAAGAACTTCAAATGACTCAGGAAG ATGTTAAGGATACATTTGTCTGTAACTCATGCAAGAATAAGTTCAGGACAAGTGCAGAACTGTCAGACCATCAGGCAAAGTACTCCAATATGAACAACTTTCTCTCCGAGGAGCGTTTAAAGTGGACACAAAGGTCTCCACCTAGAGGGGTTAAACTTGAAAAGTACACTCTGTGTGAAAG GTTTTCGAAGAAGAAAGCTTGTCCGTACGGAGATAAATGCATCAAACCACACACAGACTGTGAATTGACGGAATGGAATCAGAGTCTAGAATCCATGAGACAACTCATTCTTCATATTGGTGAAAATGTTGAGGATCTATCTTTGGGTTATTCCTTGTACAAGATGTGTAAAGAAGAGAAGCAAATGAAAGCG acAAAGCCAGAACTCGATTTTGTGCGCATCGATGCTCTTTCAGAGTTGAAAGTACATACTATTACCAAAAGGTTCAAGAATTCATGGCCTTTCGAAATTAAAAGCGAG TATTCTCTTAAAAGAGTTTGTCTGACTGACCAGGAAGCTTCAACCTACTACAATATAGAGAATATAACAGATACAACACAGAAAAAAGACGTGTGTTATGACAGGTCGCAGCTGAAAGATGAGTGTCAGGAGTGGACAAACCCTAAATTTGTGTTTAACCGAAAGGGTCAATACAAATATAGGATCAAG GTTGCCTTTCAAACAGAAATTTACGGAACGTTTTGTCAAAACATCATCTTTGACTTTGGAAAGTCAGAACTCCTTCTAAAACAATTAGCCGTAGAATCTGCGCCTGTAACAAGCGTTGATGAAGTTCGCGGCAAGTTTGAAAAGCAGTGCAAAAGGAGGTGGCAGGAAGAAGATGTGAACGTTGTGAAGTTTTTTGAAAG AACGGATGAAGATGAACGTGGGATCGGCCTTAAGAAGCAATACCCGCTGGAAGAACTCCTTCATAAAGAATTTCCAGATTCTCTCAGTAGAGAAAACTACACGGCATGGATGCACATGATGTTGTATGCAGAGGAGCAGGCCAGACTGGAGGAAATTTCTAA ATTCAATATCAAGACTTCATTGGTCCTGGAAGATCGTCTTGAACCAATTGACAATCCGACGTCTGAAACACTTTTTGCTAATGATGGAGAACTGCTTGCAAGAATCGGCCTAAACGACGAGTTGTCTGTGGATTCGATAGCTGGAAAATTGATCCTTAGACAGAGTCATATGATTTGGATTGCGCCTGTTACAATTAAAAGAATAGACGCAATGACAAAAATGTCG GTTTATGAAGCTCGAATAGAACACCGAGAGCGCGATTTTATAGACGTAGAACTGTCACGACAGAGTGTTGAAGAACTTGGACTGCAATGTAGACAGGAATTTGAAGTCGAG ATACAATTTCAACTCGACCGCATCCTATTTTGGGAAATGCATCGGGCTGTGGACAACTTACGACAGTTAGATTTTGTGTTTCCGCCTCTCCTCAACACAAAAGATTTTCAAAAGGCAACGTCGGTTCT GGAAAGGCGATTTGTTAACAAAGGTATGGACGAGCTTAACCCCAACCAAATGACTGCCGTAGTAAAGTCTTCCTGCACCCTAAAATCAGCGACGCCACCGTTTCTTATTGTTGGACCGTATGGGACGGGGAAAACATACACGATTGCACAGGCAGTGAAGTATATCATCAAACAAAGCTCGAAGTCTAGAGTGCTTATAAGCACTTGTTCAAACAG CGAGGCTGACGCATACATCAAAGATTACATGCACCCATTTGTGGAAACGGGTAACCCTGAAGCCCGTCCACTGAGAATTTACTACAGGTATCGCTGGAGAAGCACTGTTTCTGAAACAGTATTGGCGTACTGTTTGCTGGAAGAGGAAGGTGAACACAAGGGGACATTTCG GTCTCCAACCAAAGACGAACTTTTACAACACAGGGTTATTGTGACTACCTTGCATACTGCAAAGCTGCTCACCTATCTAGAGCTGACGGAAG aTGTCTTCACGCATATATTCATCGACGAAGCAGCACAAGCCCTGGAATGTGACTTGCTGATACCACTTTCCTTGGCAGGGCCAAAAACAAGGATTATACTGGCTGGCGATCATATGCAG TTAAGCCCCGACGTTTACTCAAAGATTGGCAAGCAAGAACAGTTCCAGATATCAATGCTCGAGAGACTTGTAGAATACTACATCGTGGACAGCCCGTTTGTTGTTACCCTTTGCGACAATTATCGCTCAACCAAGGAGATCATTGATTTCACATCCGCTCTGTTTTACGACAACCGTTTGAAAGCAGTCAAAAACCCTCCACAACATTCGGTTTACTATCCGCTCACGTTTTTCACTGCCAGGGGGAAAGAAATCATGCCAGATCTGAAGACTGGATATTACAACGAGTCCGAG GTGTACGAAGTTGTAGACCAAGTTGAACACTTTTACCAGTACTGGCCTCCTGAATGGGGAAAGTTTGATGGAAAAAGCATCTGTGTTGTCTCGACATACAAAATGCAGGTTCA atatggTGTATACGGGCGGAGTTACGGAAACGAGACATTCACAATGTTGCGGTTGAGATGGTAA